Proteins encoded together in one Porites lutea chromosome 2, jaPorLute2.1, whole genome shotgun sequence window:
- the LOC140927862 gene encoding uncharacterized protein, with amino-acid sequence MSSLKETRDLLLVSCVKGIINANEFAILYDVNMSKNPLFPYDNYEQFSLDNFSEEECIAEFRVEKNDLPVLADALGIPPVFRCSQRSVFEGMEGLCMLLKRLAYPCRYSDMIPRFSRPVPEISMMTNVVLDWIYNEHGHHLTDFNQPFLSRASLRTYADAIHQKGAALNNCWGFVDGTVRPICRPLQNQRIVYNGHKRVHALKFQSIVTPNGLIANLYGPVEGRKHDSGMLADSGVYNELATNSFDPAGHPLCLYGDPAYPLRVHLQAPFKNAVLTPQMEDFNNSMSAVRSSVEWLFSDVINDFKFLDFKKNLKIGLSSVGKMYVVSALLRNAITCLYGNTTSSFFDLDPPNIYGYFS; translated from the exons ATGTCGAGCTTAAAGGAAACGCGAGATTTACTTTTAGTTTCCTGTGTCAAAGGAATCATAAACGCAAATGAATTTGCTATTCTTTACGACGTAAATATGTCAAAAAATCCACTATTTCCGTACGACAACTATGAACAATTCTCACTGGACAATTTCAGCGAAGAAGAATGCATAGCTGAATTTCGTGTTGAGAAAAATGATTTGCCCGTTTTGGCAGATGCCCTTGGAATTCCACCTGTTTTTCGTTGCTCACAGAGGTCCGTGTTTGAAGGAATGGAAGGCTTGTGTATGCTGCTTAAACGCCTTGCATATCCCTGTCGTTACAGTGACATGATACCTCGATTTAGCAGACCTGTCCCAGAAATTAGCATGATGACCAATGTTGTTCTAGACTGGATTTACAACGAACATGGCCACCACCTTACTGATTTTAACCAGCCCTTCCTCTCCCGTGCCTCTCTGCGAACATATGCAGATGCAATCCATCAAAAGGGTGCGGCGTTGAATAACTGCTGGGGTTTCGTTGATGGCACTGTCCGCCCTATTTGCCGCCCACTCCAAAATCAGCGAATCGTCTACAATGGCCACAAAAGAGTACATGCCTTGAAGTTCCAATCTATTGTAACTCCTAATGGTCTAATTGCCAACTTGTATGGCCCAGTAG AGGGCAGGAAGCATGACAGCGGGATGCTTGCCGATTCCGGAGTGTACAACGAGTTGGCTACGAACTCTTTCGACCCAGCTGGCCACCCTTTGTGCCTATACGGAGACCCGGCATATCCACTGAGAGTCCATCTCCAAGCTCCCTTCAAAAATGCGGTTCTTACCCCGCAAATGGAAGATTTTAATAATTCAATGAGTGCCGTTCGTTCTTCAGTAGAGTGGCTTTTCAGCGACGTTATCAACGATTTTAAGTTtcttgattttaagaaaaacttaAAGATAGGTTTGAGCTCAGTGGGAAAAATGTATGTAGTTTCTGCTTTGCTCAGGAATGCCATAACATGCTTGTATGGAAACACTACATCCAGTTTTTTTGATCTCGACCCTCCAAATATTTATGGTTATTTCTCTTAA
- the LOC140927863 gene encoding uncharacterized protein, translating into MEWTEQKDVMLAREILLCEPFKYRAGSKERGSVWSQIATNLNTHPGFTVSQRAVRDRFGILEKKAKKRKREIENGTGISPEDSELDLALEEIIEKWEAADQEFQLDNQSKAKKLEKDKETAEEMRRMSMETLGASKKRKSDPDESAEEKRCKKRRGGSDTVQFLKEHSEMEFRFKREELEAKKSEQSLLTEQQKQQQQMISMFPQQLQQQNQQQQLQQQQMQQQLQQMQTMFMESQKQQAQLIATLFQKMSEQK; encoded by the coding sequence ATGGAGTGGACAGAACAAAAAGATGTGATGCTAGCCCGAGAAATCCTTCTTTGTGAACCCTTTAAATATAGGGCTGGCTCAAAAGAACGTGGTTCGGTGTGGAGCCAAATAGCGACAAATCTGAATACTCATCCAGGGTTCACAGTGTCACAGAGAGCTGTTAGAGATCGTTTCGGCATCCTCGAGAAAAAAGCCAAGAAACGAAAACGTGAAATTGAAAATGGAACTGGCATCTCCCCTGAAGATTCAGAGCTTGATTTAGCCCTTGAAGAAATCATAGAAAAATGGGAAGCGGCTGATCAAGAGTTCCAGCTTGATAACCAAAGCAAGGCGAAAAAACTAGAAAAGGACAAAGAAACAGCAGAGGAGATGCGGAGAATGTCAATGGAAACTCTCGGTGCTTCTAAGAAGAGGAAATCCGATCCAGATGAGTCAGCGGAAGAGAAGCGGTGTAAAAAGCGGAGAGGTGGCAGCGACACAGTCCAGTTTCTAAAAGAGCATAGTGAGATGGAGTTTAGGTTTAAAAGAGAAGAGCTTGAGGCTAAGAAAAGTGAGCAGTCGCTTTTAACTGAGCAACAGAAGCAACAACAGCAGATGATTTCCATGTTCCcgcaacaactacagcaacagaaccaacaacaacaactacaacaacagcAGATGCAGCAACAACTACAACAGATGCAAACTATGTTTATGGAATCCCAGAAGCAGCAAGCGCAGCTTATAGCCACCTTATTTCAGAAAATGTCAGAGCAAAAATAG
- the LOC140925698 gene encoding uncharacterized protein, with protein MVKEACKCSEDLRKDFYDLVYHGLRAEHYELVHGVKDLESSQEEMSEEEKKEFDKLQFYQRGIQSQVDQLDKLWSSLFTPPGCRQKTAMSADPMGQNKPRDSKKVLKVEAQIKALEFELLKERQMRQDKEQEVSQLSSRIAELEEELSIANQKGHDENDTEQHESDLSTDSDQLEHRVDVQLRNINDQLHTYVTSPLQVQEVKQDQLRTAVKLDLLTKLSERLQKLYTEALGMVKDACKCSEDLRKDFYDLAYHGFRAEHYELVHRVKDLESAQEEMSEEEKKEFDKLQSYQRGRKSQVDQLDKLRRYLFTPPGRRQKTAMSADPVGQNKPRDSKKVTRYTDPGDIWRKLKLRGEDTRPAAPSPSSYGQPEEESRLNLRKMKSTVASVIQTISKKKEGGEKQMRYC; from the exons ATGGTTAAAGAGGCCTGTAAATGTAGCGAAGACTTAAGGAAAGATTTCTATGACCTTGTCTACCACGGGCTCAGGGCCGAACACTATGAGCTGGTCCACGGAGTCAAGGATCTGGAATCTTCCCAGGAGGAAATGTCTGAGGAGGAAAAGAAGGAATTTGACAAGCTGCAATTTTATCAGAGAGGCATACAAAGCCAAGTAGACCAGTTGGACAAACTGTGGAGTTCTCTCTTTACCCCG CCTGGTTGCCGCCAGAAGACAGCAATGTCAGCGGATCCGATGGGTCAGAACAAGCCAAGAGACAGTAAAAAG GTTTTAAAAGTGGAAGCCCAAATTAAAGCCCTAGAGTTTGAGCTTTTAAAAGAAAGGCAAATGCGCCAAGACAAAGAACAAGAA GTTTCACAGCTGAGCTCTAGAATTGCGGAATTAGAAGAAGAGCTTTCAATTGCCAATCAAAAGGGCCATGATGAGAACGACACTGAACAACAT GAAAGTGATCTCTCGACTGATTCAGACCAGTTAGAGCATCGCGTTGATGTTCAGTTAAGAAACATCAATGACCAGCTTCACACATACGTTACATCCCCCTTGCAAGTTCAAGAAGTGAAACAAGATCAACTAAGAACAGCAGTAAAACTTGATCTGCTGACAAAACTTAGCGAGCGGTTACAAAAGCTTTACACGGAGGCTTTAGGAATGGTTAAAGATGCCTGTAAATGTAGCGAAGATTTAAGGAAAGACTTCTATGACCTTGCCTACCACGGGTTCAGGGCGGAACATTATGAGCTGGTCCACAGAGTCAAGGATTTGGAATCTGCCCAGGAGGAAATGTCTGAGGAGGAAAAGAAGGAATTTGACAAGCTGCAATCATATCAGAGGGGCAGAAAAAGTCAGGTTGACCAATTGGACAAGCTGCGGAGATATCTCTTTACCCCG CCTGGTCGCCGCCAGAAGACAGCAATGTCAGCGGATCCGGTGGGTCAGAACAAGCCAAGAGACAGTAAAAAG GTCACGAGATACACTGACCCTGGCGACATATGGAGAAAACTTAAGCTGCGTGGAGAGGACACAAGACCTGCAGCACCCTCACCTTCCAGCTATGGCCAACCAGAAGAAGAGTCACGTTTGAAT ctgagGAAAATGAAGTCAACCGTCGCATCAGTCATTCAAACCATTTCTAAAAAGAAGGAAGGTGGCGAGAAACAGATGCGGTATTGCTAG